One part of the Microbacterium aurugineum genome encodes these proteins:
- a CDS encoding PHP domain-containing protein, translating into MDPVDALLEIASLLERERASRYRAKAFRQAAATLRDLPDDVQRDPTRLRAAKGIGESTFAVIRQAQARQVPDYLVELRGDVEPERMSELRGKLRGDLHAHTDWSDGTTPISVMAAAARALGHEYQAITDHSPRLRVARGLSAERLREQMPLVRAESGDGFTLLAGIEVDILEDGGLDQEDGLLAELDIVVASVHSKLRMDARAMTARMIAAVGHPRVNVLGHCTGRLVQGDRGTRPPSTFDAQAVFAACAENGVAVEINSRPERQDPPDDLIAIALAEGCLFSIDSDAHAPGQLSLLDHGAERAERVGVPSSRIVTTWGLERLRAWAE; encoded by the coding sequence GTGGATCCCGTCGACGCGCTGCTCGAGATCGCCTCCCTGCTGGAGCGTGAGCGTGCGTCGCGGTATCGCGCGAAGGCCTTCCGCCAGGCAGCTGCGACCCTGCGGGATCTGCCCGACGACGTTCAGCGCGATCCCACGCGGCTGCGTGCAGCCAAAGGTATCGGCGAGTCCACGTTCGCGGTGATTCGCCAGGCGCAGGCCCGGCAGGTCCCCGACTACCTCGTCGAGTTGCGCGGTGATGTCGAGCCCGAGCGCATGTCGGAGCTCCGGGGGAAGCTCCGCGGCGACCTGCACGCTCACACGGACTGGTCGGACGGGACCACACCGATCTCGGTGATGGCTGCCGCTGCCAGGGCGCTCGGACATGAGTACCAGGCGATCACCGATCATTCGCCGCGCCTCCGGGTCGCTCGGGGGCTGTCGGCCGAGCGCCTTCGGGAGCAGATGCCGCTCGTCCGCGCGGAATCCGGTGACGGCTTCACGCTGCTCGCGGGCATCGAGGTCGACATCCTGGAAGACGGGGGCCTCGACCAGGAGGACGGTCTGCTCGCCGAGCTGGACATCGTCGTGGCGTCGGTTCATTCCAAACTGCGCATGGATGCGCGGGCGATGACCGCACGCATGATCGCCGCGGTCGGGCACCCTCGGGTCAACGTGCTCGGGCACTGCACCGGACGCCTCGTGCAGGGCGACCGAGGAACGCGCCCTCCGTCGACGTTCGATGCCCAGGCCGTTTTCGCCGCGTGCGCGGAGAACGGCGTGGCGGTCGAGATCAACTCGCGACCGGAGCGGCAGGATCCGCCGGACGATCTGATCGCGATCGCTCTCGCTGAGGGATGCCTGTTCTCGATCGATTCGGATGCGCACGCGCCCGGCCAGCTCTCGCTGCTCGACCACGGAGCAGAACGTGCAGAGCGCGTCGGCGTCCCGTCATCGCGGATCGTCACGACCTGGGGTCTCGAGCGGCTGCGCGCCTGGGCGGAGTGA
- a CDS encoding 5'-3' exonuclease, with product MTDRLMLLDTASLYFRAFYGVPDKVTAPDGSPINAARGLLDIIAKLVTLYEPTHVIACWDDDWRPQWRVDLIPTYKTHRVVEVVASGPDVEEVPDPLEAQIPLIRETLAAIGIPIIGVAEHEADDVIGTLATKAAMPVDIVTGDRDLFQLVDDARDVRVIYTARGMSNLEVVTDATVVAKYGVLPSQYADFATMRGDASDGLPGVAGVGEKTAATLLQTHADLEGIRAAAKAGEGMSAGVRAKLLAASDYLDVAPTVVAVATSLPITAPDVPLRVLDPAEADAATALAEKWNLGGSMTRALTAVSNAALAAD from the coding sequence GTGACCGATCGACTGATGCTGCTCGACACCGCCAGCCTCTATTTCCGTGCGTTCTACGGCGTCCCCGACAAGGTGACGGCACCGGACGGCTCCCCGATCAATGCTGCTCGCGGTCTCCTCGACATCATCGCCAAGCTCGTCACCCTTTACGAGCCCACGCACGTGATCGCCTGCTGGGACGACGACTGGCGACCGCAGTGGCGTGTCGACCTCATCCCCACCTACAAGACCCACCGTGTCGTGGAGGTGGTCGCCAGCGGCCCCGATGTCGAAGAGGTCCCCGACCCCCTCGAAGCGCAGATCCCCCTCATCCGCGAGACTCTGGCGGCCATCGGCATTCCCATCATCGGCGTCGCCGAGCACGAGGCCGACGATGTGATCGGCACCCTCGCCACGAAGGCCGCGATGCCCGTCGACATCGTCACCGGCGACCGTGACCTGTTCCAGCTGGTGGACGATGCACGTGACGTCCGCGTCATCTACACCGCCCGCGGAATGAGCAACCTCGAGGTCGTGACCGACGCCACCGTCGTCGCGAAGTACGGGGTGCTCCCCTCGCAGTACGCCGACTTCGCGACCATGCGCGGCGATGCTTCGGACGGCCTGCCCGGCGTCGCCGGCGTGGGTGAGAAGACCGCGGCCACCCTGCTGCAGACGCACGCAGACCTGGAGGGCATCCGTGCCGCGGCGAAAGCGGGCGAAGGGATGAGCGCCGGAGTACGGGCGAAGCTGCTCGCCGCGTCCGACTATCTCGACGTCGCCCCAACGGTGGTCGCGGTCGCGACGTCGCTGCCGATCACGGCCCCCGACGTCCCCCTGCGCGTGCTCGACCCCGCGGAGGCGGATGCCGCAACGGCTCTCGCCGAGAAATGGAACCTCGGCGGCTCGATGACGCGTGCCCTCACGGCCGTGTCGAACGCCGCCCTCGCCGCAGACTGA